The genome window GAGGAATAGAAAGGGCCAGAGGAGAAGCAGTAAGGGAAGTAGAAGCAGCTCTCTCTGTTCTAGAAGAGAGTTTCTAGAAGGATGTGTTAAATCTAGCGGAGTATCGAAGAAGATCATATTGTAGTTGGATATAGGAAGAAAGAGGTAACGAAACTTAAAATTTTCAGGGAGATGAAAAGGAGCCAGCATGAATGTTGGTGGAGAAGTGGGAGACAGGGATAGCCTTGTGAGGATAATGCAGCATCAGGGGAAGGGTTGTCTTTTtttggcggggggcggggggtggtggtggtgcatAACCTTTGGTGATAGAGGAAAAAGCCAGGTGAGAGAAAGACTGAAAACAAGAGAGAAGGTAGATTGATGGATAAGGTCATCTGGAGAAGGAAGGCAAGGATATGCTTTGTTTTGTCTCCTTGACTTATGAGTTACCTGCTTTGTGTTCCTGCCTTGAGCATTTGGGCCTAAAAACTCTCAGGAACTGGATGTTTTGACTGTCAAGAGGTGGGACTGGCAGTAGGGTGATTGTGTTATTAGGAAGACCCAAAGGCAGGAATGCTGTGGCTCAATTAGGAGAAGATGGTGAAAGACTGGAAagagcatttatttattcaacagactttttttttttttttctttttgtatttttctgaaactagaaacggggatagtcagacagactcccgcatgcgccccaccgggatccacccggcacgcccaccagggggcgacgctctgcccaccagggggcgaggctctgcccctccggggcgtcgctctgtcgcgaccagagccactctaacggctggggcagaggccaaggagccatccccagctcccgggccatccttgctccaatggagcctcggctgcgggaggggaggaaagagacagagaggaaggagagggggaggggtggagaagcagatgggcgcttctcctgtgtgccctggccgggaatcgaacccgggactcccgcacgccaggccgacgctctaccgctgagccaaccggccagggcctatttattcaaCATACTTTTGTTGAGCATTGACAATTTGCTAGATATTTTTCTAGGTCTGATACAAAATTGagcaaaataagcaaaaatattaaCTGTGATAATGCTGTCATTCTTTTATTAGTAGGAGGAGAGCAAAACAAATATAGTAAGTAAATTAGACTGCATGCTTGAAAGAAAGTGATTAAGGGTTACgggaataaatctttaaaaggcaggttaaggaggccctggccggttggctcagcggtggagcgtcggcctggcgtgcgggggacccgggttcgattcccagccagggcacataggagaagcgcccatttgcttctccacccccccaccccccccttcctctctgtctctctcttcccctcccgcagccaagcctccattggagcaaagatggcccgggcactggggatggctccttggcctctgccccaggcgctagagtggctctggtcgcggcagagcgacgccccagaggggcagagcatcgccccctggtgggcagagcgtcgcccctggtgggcgtgctgggtggatccccgtcgggcgcatgcgggagtctgtctgactgtctctccccgtttccagattcagaaagaaaaaaaaaaaaagaaaaggcaggttAAGGAGATCAGGGTATGTCCCCTTGAAAAATGAAACAGTAAGCATTTCATATGAAGGGTATTCAAAGCAAAGTCCCAAGACAGACATGAGCTTGGGGAGGCTCCAAACAGCGAGGCCAGTATGGCTGGAGTAGAATGAAGTAAGAGGTGAGGAGCAGAAGTAGGCCAAATCAGAGAAATAAGAAGGAGCCACAGATGGTTTAAGGCAGTGATTCTTCCAGTGCGGACCCCAGGCTTAGAgcctcagcatcacctggaacttgttaaaaatacagatgtTAAGACCCCCTCCTCAGACATAcaaaatcagaaactctggagatGGGGTCAAGCAATCTGTTTCAAGAAGCTGGGTGATTCTAATGCATGATAAGGTCTGAGAACCATTGTGGGCATtttgtagaccaggggtccccaaactacggcccagcaggccgcatgcggccccctgaagccatttatccggcccccaccgcactttcagaagaggcacctctttcattggtggtcagtgagaggagcatagttcccattgaaatactggtcagtttgttgatttaaattttttttttttttttttgtatttttctgaagctggaaatagggagagacagtcagacagactcccgcatgcgcccgaccgggatccacccggcacgcccaccaggggctacgctctgcccaccagggggcgatgctctgcccctctggggcgtcgctatgccgtgaccagagccactctagagcctggggcagaggccaaggagccatccccagcgcccgggctatctttgctccaacggagccttggctgcaggaggggaagagagagacagagaggaaggagggggcggggtggagaagcaaatgggcgcttctcctatgtgccctggctgggaatcgaacctgggtcctccgcacaccaggctgacgctctaccgctgagccaaccggccagggcatgttgatttaaatttacttgttctttattttaaatattgtatttgttcctgttttgtttttttactttaaaataagatatgtgcagtatgcatagggatttgttcatagtttttttttaatagtctggccctccaacagtctgagggacagtgaactggccccctgtgtaaaaagtttggggacccctgttgtagacaGTTGTGACTGGCTTATCAGTGCTCTTCACCCAGAGACCAGTAGGCACACACCGACAAACAAGTTGGGTTGATTACTCTTTGCATTGAGGGAGCAGACTCTGTAGAGGACTACTGAGACAGATCTGCAAgagtggtgaagagaacctgttCTATAGGTTGTAGGTTTTGGGTGACTTGGGGGAGGGTTTAAGGAAGCAAAGCTTCACTTTGGATTGGGTGCTGTCAGAAAGGACAATTCTTTGATTGGGTATCTTAAATATCTGTAAGATAGGCAAACTAGACCTGTGATTGGTAAAGAAGCAGCGAGCACTTGTATTAGCAGAGAGAACAGGATGTTCGGTATTTTTGGCTTGTACAGTGACTTTGCTTTTGTCTGCTTAAACAAAATTATGACGTGGCCTTGTTTCGTCTCATTTTGCCATGGTTTGAATGACCCATCTGATGTTGGTTTTCTTTGAGATTGTTATATCCACAGGAGAATCACAGCTTAGCTAACAACACTGAGACCTAGCTGGGTCAGACCAGTTCCAATGTTAGGggcttttttctttgttaagcTTTTACTCTGAAAGAGGAAGCAACTAGATGGTTTTGAACGGAGGAATGAGTTGATCTGACCTGTTGTGAGTATGAGTCATGTGACCAATGATGTCACAATGCCCTACTAGAGTCCAACCTCACTAGGGAGTTGCGATCCTTTGGAAACAAGGACTGAAACTGACATGCAAGACCTCTATGAACTGAGGGTTTCATGAGCATACTCCTTTACTAAGATCTTGGTGAGGAATCTTTCACTGTGCAATTGTGTCGTAGGAATTGTTTTATCATGATCGTGCTTGGCTGGATGCTTTTTGTTGGCCTTGCATGTTACATGGGCACGTTTCCAGAGTTCACGGTAAGTAATGACCTGGCCTATAAATCCCTGGTAGTCAGTCCTGGCTCTGGCTGACCCTCCCAGCTGGGGTTTCTGAACAAATTGGAAAGATAGTTGAGGTCTCACCACTAATTAGAGGTCAGGATGCAACGGAAACAAAGTCAGTTTCCCAGGCTCCTTCCCATTCTACTGGGGAATCTTTAAGTTTCCCCTTCCCTTAGGTTTATAATGTCACTTATTGCAAAGCATTATGGAATTTATAAGGGGTCTGCTGGAGATGGTGCCCGACTTCTGGATTTCAGACCAAGTTGATCAGTGGTTGCTGTTCAGGAGAGGGAAGGTGGGCCTTGAGGGGGGTTTGTTCAGCATCCTATACAGTCCCATACAGAGACAGTTACCTACTGGACCAATGAGTAGAGCCACATCTgcctttaaatttctttcttactCAGCCTCCAACTCGACGGTGGAAAGAGAGGTGGCCTGTTCAAGAGAGCAAGACACGACAGAGCAGCCAGGCTTTGGATGAAGATCTACAACTGTGAGTGGTGAACGGGTCTGTTGGGCTGACTTCCTCCATCTCCAGAGAACTTGATAGCACCCTGAAATTTCAGTGGAGAGTTTCTATTTCTctggaaaatataataaactGTAGAAGGGGAAATGATTGGAGGCAGAtggcaggaaaagagaatttGAGGAGCATTGCTGGGAACAGCAGACCAAGGTTCAAAAATTTGTTAATAACAACACTGgtttgttttgaaaagaaaagtattcttgcctgaccaggtggtggcacagtggatggagggtCGGACTGCGatgtagaggatccaggttcaagaccccaaggtcgccagcttgagcgcgggctcatctggtttgagcaaagctcaccagcttggacccaaggtcgctggcttgagcaaggggttactcagtctgctgaaggcccactcggtctgctgtcaaggcacatataagaaagcaatcaatgaacaactaaggtatcacaacgaaaaactgataattgatgcttctcatctctctctgttcctgtctgtccctctctctgactctctccatctctgtaaaaaagaaaagaaaggtattcttttttttttttttttttttcatttttctgaagctggaaacagggagagacagtcagacagactcccgcgtgcgcccgaccgggatccacccggcacgcccaccagggggcgatgctctgcccatcctgggcgtcgccatgttgcaaccagagccactctactgcctgaggcagaggtcacagagccatccccagcgcccgggccatctttgctccaatggagccttggctgcgggaggggaagagagagacagagaggaaggcgcggcggaggggtggagaagcaaatgggcacttctcctgtgtgccctggccgggaatcgaacccaaagaAAGGTATTCTTTTCAGCAACTGTTCTCATCTAATAACTTATTTCCTCCTCACAAACTCTGTAATAAATTGGACCAGCATTTTTAATGCCCCCTTTTGGCAGATCCTGAAACTGAAAATATGAATTTAGGTTCTAGTTCTAACTTTGCAACTAACTTACTGGCTATGTGATTTGGGAAAGTTTCATCTCTCTGAAGTTCAGTTTCTGCATTTGTGTAATGGAGCTATCTCagtatcttattatttttatgaggATTACATTTGGGAATTCATGTAAAGCATTTAATGCAAAGCTTGACAATTAGCATTTGGTAAACGCTAACTTAACAACTAAGCAAAATCATGAACCAGTCAACAAAGATTTACTTGTTGCAATGACCTCACCTGTTTACCTGAGGCTACACAGACCAACTTGTTTGTGAAGCTGGGATGTAAGCATAGATCTCTGCGCTTAATGCCTCACATTTATTCCACTAGGCCAGCCTGCCTAGAGCAAACATTAATAACAATGTCCTTTTTGAAAGCCATCTCCTGGGTTTCTCATATCCCACCCCATCTCTCATTCAGCCATGTTTTTTCAGAGATGTTCCCATCGTTAATGAAACTTAATGAGTCTTAGTAGTGTACTGACTGCAGGAGCAGGTTTTCTGGGAAGCTACTCTGGAAGGCAGGGGTAGCAAGTGCCAGCCCCAGATACACTAAGAGCAGGACATGATGGtggttctttttttcctccatccGCCCCAGAATTCCTGGGGGTGTACTGGCACAACATAATCAGCCCTGTGTGGGGGTGGGAAGTGGAGGGAGGGCCTGGCACTTGGTTAGCTGAGCCACTGCCACCGTGTTCCTGACCAAACCACTGAAACTGTCCCACGCCTCAGTTTATCCAGCTATAAAATGAGCATattccatctttcttttcttttgttcggAGGGGAGTTGTGAGGAGGCTTACCTTGCGTGAAGGTTTTACTGTGTTATttcacaaaatgtaagatttttcttctttcaatagTCTAAcagttgtatttaaaataattgctcATAGCATACCTAGCTACTTACTCCTTCCAGTTAATCcagggtattttttattttgtgtttcacataggattttttttttttttgcatttgattGCATAAAGCCAATAGTAAAAATTTTGTAGGTGATGAGTTATTAAAAATCTGATGACAGCTAGATCCTAACCACATAGAGTCACCAGAAAATAGGGCCCTTCTCCTAAGGATTCTTTAGCCTCAACACCCTTGGCATCCTGGCCAACCGTCCCACAGTTACTCACTCTGACTGGTCCCCAAGGTCCCAAGAGCTGATGTCACAATTGGTATCTGAGCTCTGCCCCCCAAAATGGCCATGGCAGTGCATTTCAATTCAGACCACAAATCTCCTCAGCCAGGAGCTGTTATGCTGGGCCATTCACCATCACGCCTTGAATGAAGAC of Saccopteryx bilineata isolate mSacBil1 chromosome 1, mSacBil1_pri_phased_curated, whole genome shotgun sequence contains these proteins:
- the MISFA gene encoding mitochondrial sheath formation-associated protein codes for the protein MIVLGWMLFVGLACYMGTFPEFTPPTRRWKERWPVQESKTRQSSQALDEDLQLNDVEGI